The Pyramidobacter piscolens W5455 genome segment CCTGGGAGAGGCGCAGCGTCTCCCGAGCCAATGCCAAGGACTTGCGGTGCGCTTCGACTTGCACGGCGCTGTCGCCGATCTCGACCCAGGCCAGCTCGATCTCCGAGAGGACGTCCAGTTCTTTCTGCCGCAGCGCTTGTTTGTTCTGCTCCTGAACGGCCTTCGCCTTCATGACTTCGCCGCGGGTCTGCCCGCGGTCGTAGAGCGGGATCTCGAGGGTGAGCGTCGCTTTCCATGAGTCGTCGCCGGCGTCCTGGTTACGATATGGATCGGAGTAGTCGGCGGTCGCGCTCAGATCGAAACTTGGCTTCATGGCGCCGCGGACGATTTTGATCTGTTCCGATTGGATGGCGATCTGTTTTTCCAGCATGGCGACGTCGGCGCGCCGCTTTTGAGCCAGCGCGACGGACTGCCGCGCCGTGCCGCGGGGATCGGCGAGTTCGAGAGGCCCCTTGGGAAGCAGTGCGCTGGAAGGCGCCAGCCCCATCAGATTGAGCAGCGTGATGCGCTCGGCATCGAACGCGCCGCGGCTGGAAGCCAGCGCCGCCTCGTTGGCGCTGAGCTGCTGCTCGGCGCGGATGACTTCGAGTTGATTGGCCAGGCCGACCCCGAGCATCTGCCGGACTTCCTGCAGGTGTTTGCGGGAGGTCTCCACGGCGTCCCGCGCCGCGGCCACTTTCTCGCGCGCGAGGATGACGCCGTAAAAGGCGTCGTAAACGTTCACGGCCAGCGCCTCTTCCGCTTCGCGCACGCCGAGTTCCGCCTGCGACAGCGTCGCCTGCGCTTGGCGCCGCTGGGCCGCGTGTCTGCCGCCGGCGTAAAGGTTCTGCGTCAGCGCGATGCCGCCGCTGACGCTGTCGGTCCGCGAACCGCCGCTGACAGTGGGGGAACGGTTGTCGCTGTACTGGCCGGTCAGACTCAACCGCGGCAGAAAATTCCCCCGGGCCTGCACGATGTCGCCCTTGGCTTTGTTGAGCTCCTGCCGCCGGGCGTTGAGAGTCGGGCTCTGTTCCAGGGCCGTGGCGATCGCTTCGCCGATCGAGAGGTCCTGGGCGCGCAGCCCGGCGGGGCAGAGAAAAACGCCCGAAAGAAGAAGCGCCCGTACAATCCGTTTCATGTTACGCTCCTTTCGTCTGGGAAAGCGCCGCTTTTTTCATCTGCCGTCCGCGGCGCACGGCCCTGGCGCGATGGAGTTTGCCCTTGACGAAATCGGCGAAATCGTCCATCGACAGATACACGACGGGAATGACGAGCAGCGTCAGCAGCGTGGAGGTGAAAAGACCGCCGATCACGGCCGCGGACATGGGCTGGCGAACTTCGCCGCCAAGGCTGAGGCCAAGGGCGATCGGCAGCGTGCCGATCATCGTCGAGACCGTCGTCATCAAGATGGCCCGCAGGCGCAGCGGCCCGGCGTTCAGCATCGCCGTAACCTTGTCCAGGCCTTTGGCGCGCTCCTGGTTGGCGAAATCGACGAGCATGATGGCGTTGTTGACGACGATGCCGATCAGGAGGATGATCCCCATCAGGCTCATGACGCTCAGCCGCAGCCCCATCAGATAGAGGAAGCCGAACGCGCCGCTGGTCATGAGCGGCAGGGAAAACATCACCGTCAGGGGATGCAGGAAGGATTCGAACTGCACGGCCATGACCATGTACACGAGCACGACGGCGAAAACGATGCCCGTAAGGATATAGCCGAAGCTCTCCCGCATATTTTCCGAATCTCCGGCCGGCGTCATCGTGAAGAGCCCGTTCTGCGGGGCGTGGCGGCGGAAGACCTCTTCCATGATCCGAATGCCTTCGCCGGGGGAGATCCCTTCGGTATTGGCCTGGATTTGGATGGAACGCTGCCGGTTGTAGCGTTTGATGACGTTCGGGGCCATGTCCATAACGGGCGAAACCAGTCCGTCGGCGCGGATCAGCTCGCCGTTGTTCGTGCGCACGAGCGTGTTGAGAACTTTGTCCGGCGTGTTGCGTCCGGGTTCGTCGGCGCGGATGCGGATGTCGTAGCGATAGCCTTCGTCGTTGAACGTGCCCGCGGTCGTGCCGCCGAACCAGGCGTCGAGCTCGGACGAAAGCGTCCTCACGTTGACGCCGAGATCGTCCGCCAGGGCGCGGTTGAGGTCGAGATTGATGCGCGGCTTGTTCATCTGCAGGTCGGTGACGATATCAGTAAGGCCGCGGTTCTCGCGCTGCAGGTCGGCCTTGATCTCGTCGCCGAGCTCGGCCAGCTCTTCCGTGGTCGGCCCCTGGATGACCAGCGTCAGATCGCTGCCGCCCCAGTTGCCGAGCTTGATGTCGACGTCCTTGTACGCGGCGAGCTTCTCGCGCCATTCGCGCATGATCGCGCCGGACGAGGGTCTGAGCTTGCGGTCGACAAGATGGACGTGCAACGTTCCCTTGTACACGGCCGCCCCCGCGCCGCCGCCGGCGTTACCGTAAGTATACAGAACCCGCGGATCCTGTTGGACCGTTTCGGAAAGCTCCTTCATGAAGGCGAGCGTGCTCTCGATCGAAGCGTCGGCCGCCATTTCGATGCTGATATTGAAGCGCCCCTGATCTTCGTTGGGGAAAAATTCGCTGCCCAGCTTCCCGGCGATGAAAATGCCCCCGGCGAAAGCGCCGACGGCGATCGCCAGCGTCGCGAGACGATGACGGACAGCCGCTTTCAGGACGCGGCTGTAGCCGCGCTCGAGGCAGATCAACGGTTTCTCCATCCAGTTCTGCCAGCGGGCCGGCTTTTTCATGCGCCCCAGCAGATTGGCGCACAAAAACGGCGTCAGAGTCACCGAAAGGAGCAGCGAGATGGCGATCGTCACCGTCACCGTGGTGCCGAAGGAGCTGAAGAAACGCCCGATCATGCCGGGCATCAGCGCGACGGGCAGGAACACGGCGATCGTCGTCGCGGCGCCGGCAATGACCGAAGCGCTCACTTCGCCGGTACCGTCGAGCGCCGCCCGCACGGCCGTCTTGCCCATCTCGCGGTGGCGCTGCACGTTCTCGATCACGACAGTGGTCGCGTCGACGACCATGCCGACGGCCAGAGAAAGCCCCATGGCGCTCATGTTGTTCAGAGTCAGTCCCATGCCCCAGAGAACGATGATGCTCCCCAAAAGGCAGACGGGGATCGTGATGACCGTGACGACAGTCGCCCTGAAGGTGCGCAGAAACAGGAACATGATCAGGGAGGTCAGCAGGATTCCCCAAACAATGTCGTCGCGCACGCCGTGCATGGAGTTGAGGATGTAGACGGAGTTGTCCTGAACGACTTTCAGCGTCACGCCCGGCGGAGCGATGGCGTTCAGCTCTTCGAGGCGTTTTTTCACGCCTGCGGCGAGATTGACCTCGTTGGCGCCGCGCTGTTTGCGAATGAAAATCAGGATGGAATCTTCGCCGTTGTAGAGAGCGACGTTTCTGACGTCTTCGAAACCGTCTTCGATGCGAGCGATGTCGCGAAGGCGGATGATAGCGCCGTTGACGTTTTTGATCGGCAGGTTGGCCAGTTCATCGACGCTGGCATATTCGCCGTTGAGACGGATTCCGTACTCCTGAGAGCCGGTCTCGACCCGTCCGGCGGGAAGCTCGACATGCTTGCTCTGGATCGCGTTCTTCACTTCAAGGGCCGTCAGGTTGCGCGATTCCAATTTATCCGGATCGACCCAGACGCGGATCTGGCGTTCCTGAAAGCCGCCGTTTTCGGCGCCGCCGACGCCCTGGACCGTCTGCAGACGTTCGAGGGCGACCTTGTCGACGAACCGGGAAAGGTCGCGTCTGCTGGTTTGACCGGTGCTTTCGACGGCAATGAACATGACGGGACGGTCGTCCATGTTGAATTTGTCGATCTGCGGGCTTTTGGCGTCGTCGGGAAGACTGCTCTGCACCATGCTGGCCTTGCCGCGGACGTCGGCGGCGGCGTTGTCGATGTCGCGTTCGAGGACAAACTCGACGATGATGAAGGAACGTCCTTCGTAACTGCTCGACGAGATGTTTTTGATGCCTTCGATCGTGTTGATGCGCGCTTCCAGTACGTCGGTCACGTCGTTGTCGACAATGGCGGGGCTGGCGCCCTCGAGCGTCGTGCGCACCATGACGACGGGGATATCGACGTTGGGCATTCGTTCGATGCCGATCTGATACAGGCCGTAAATTCCAAAAACGATCAGCGCCAGAGTGCCGATAATCACCCCGACTGGCCTGCGCATCGAGCTTTCGACAATTTTCATCTTACCCGTCCTTTCCCGCCATCGAACGGCGCCTCGGTAGAAGACGCGCAAATTTCACCGTGCTTGAGTTATAATAGCCCTAATTTTGAATTATATCTCTATTTTGAACGCGCGCAATGTAGATTATGAC includes the following:
- a CDS encoding TolC family protein, which gives rise to MKRIVRALLLSGVFLCPAGLRAQDLSIGEAIATALEQSPTLNARRQELNKAKGDIVQARGNFLPRLSLTGQYSDNRSPTVSGGSRTDSVSGGIALTQNLYAGGRHAAQRRQAQATLSQAELGVREAEEALAVNVYDAFYGVILAREKVAAARDAVETSRKHLQEVRQMLGVGLANQLEVIRAEQQLSANEAALASSRGAFDAERITLLNLMGLAPSSALLPKGPLELADPRGTARQSVALAQKRRADVAMLEKQIAIQSEQIKIVRGAMKPSFDLSATADYSDPYRNQDAGDDSWKATLTLEIPLYDRGQTRGEVMKAKAVQEQNKQALRQKELDVLSEIELAWVEIGDSAVQVEAHRKSLALARETLRLSQVGYREGVTPQLDLLEAQSNLTAARKDYSQSLFDHLMKVVALKRAEGTLIPWTLEGEKR
- a CDS encoding efflux RND transporter permease subunit, translating into MKIVESSMRRPVGVIIGTLALIVFGIYGLYQIGIERMPNVDIPVVMVRTTLEGASPAIVDNDVTDVLEARINTIEGIKNISSSSYEGRSFIIVEFVLERDIDNAAADVRGKASMVQSSLPDDAKSPQIDKFNMDDRPVMFIAVESTGQTSRRDLSRFVDKVALERLQTVQGVGGAENGGFQERQIRVWVDPDKLESRNLTALEVKNAIQSKHVELPAGRVETGSQEYGIRLNGEYASVDELANLPIKNVNGAIIRLRDIARIEDGFEDVRNVALYNGEDSILIFIRKQRGANEVNLAAGVKKRLEELNAIAPPGVTLKVVQDNSVYILNSMHGVRDDIVWGILLTSLIMFLFLRTFRATVVTVITIPVCLLGSIIVLWGMGLTLNNMSAMGLSLAVGMVVDATTVVIENVQRHREMGKTAVRAALDGTGEVSASVIAGAATTIAVFLPVALMPGMIGRFFSSFGTTVTVTIAISLLLSVTLTPFLCANLLGRMKKPARWQNWMEKPLICLERGYSRVLKAAVRHRLATLAIAVGAFAGGIFIAGKLGSEFFPNEDQGRFNISIEMAADASIESTLAFMKELSETVQQDPRVLYTYGNAGGGAGAAVYKGTLHVHLVDRKLRPSSGAIMREWREKLAAYKDVDIKLGNWGGSDLTLVIQGPTTEELAELGDEIKADLQRENRGLTDIVTDLQMNKPRINLDLNRALADDLGVNVRTLSSELDAWFGGTTAGTFNDEGYRYDIRIRADEPGRNTPDKVLNTLVRTNNGELIRADGLVSPVMDMAPNVIKRYNRQRSIQIQANTEGISPGEGIRIMEEVFRRHAPQNGLFTMTPAGDSENMRESFGYILTGIVFAVVLVYMVMAVQFESFLHPLTVMFSLPLMTSGAFGFLYLMGLRLSVMSLMGIILLIGIVVNNAIMLVDFANQERAKGLDKVTAMLNAGPLRLRAILMTTVSTMIGTLPIALGLSLGGEVRQPMSAAVIGGLFTSTLLTLLVIPVVYLSMDDFADFVKGKLHRARAVRRGRQMKKAALSQTKGA